The following is a genomic window from Desulfobulbaceae bacterium.
GCAAGCCGGCTCAAAATGGTGTCGAGAATACCACCAACTTCACCGGCATCAATCATATTGCAGTATAGATTATCGAAACATTCCGGATGTTTCTTAAATGCTTCCGCAATAGTGCTTCCAGTCTCAACATCAGAACGAGATTCTACCAAAACCTTCTTAAATGTTGGGTTTTCCTGCTGAGAAGCTAGAATTTCTAAACTTTGCACAAGTGGCAAGCCAGCATCAATCATAGTAGAAAGCTGGCGGGTAAAAATAACAACATCCTTGCCCGTCACCTTTGGCTTCATAAAAGCAACATTTTCAAAAAGATCTTTAGGGGCCTCTTTAACAAAAGTAGGCGTAATCCTCATCCTTTTGACTTGTGACTTTGCAGCTTCCAGGCTATGCGCTTCTATCTTTCCCTTGCGCTTTTCACCGTAAGAGTTAACACCTTTATAAATGAATTGCGGCACGCTGTTTCTCCATCAACAATGATTAATTACTAATAAGTTTATAATAATTATTTTTTTAATACAATAGACACCATAATATTTTTTTTAATCATGTAGGCAAGTTAACTGCAAATCATCGAGTTGGAAATGTTTTCATATTGACACATCAAGCCGACTACTTTATATAACATGATTCGTTCGTTGCAATAAGAAGCAAAGCAGCAGTAAGAACTTTATCGAAATTGACTATTTAAACGCGCAGTGCAAGGAGATATATACACATGGCGACAGCAAACAACCAGCTATATAGCAGCGGAATATTTAACCCTGTAATTGAAAATTGTGACGGATGTGACCGCATCGTCGAATTTGAATCGAAAAAATATTGCAAGACATATTCAGCCCCGGCAGCCAAATGGAAACTGGGCATCTGCAACTTTGCAACTCATAAGAAGCCAGAGATCATTTCAGTAAAAATCAGAGTTAATCCAATTAAAGCTTCCAAGAGGGCATCTGGTAAAAAGAAATAGTTCTTTCTCCTCCAAAGTTAATATCCCCATCATTAAAAGGATTTTGCTAAACGGCAAAATCCTTTTTTTTTACCCATTATCCTCTGTAACGAGTTGATTTAATTGAGTGGCGCTGAACCTTTTTTGACTTTTCGAACTCTACGCTATCTGCGAGTTTGTCAAGTTTTCACCTGGGGATAGAGTGCCATCAGGATTTTCTCATCATGCAAAATCTCTTTAAATCTTGCGTATGATACAGGGAAATGCTCCGGAACATCTCCTTCCTCTTCCATCTTCTTAGCCGCCTGAGCCAGCAACCCGGCCCGGCTCTCATTAACTGCCTGAAATACTTTGTCTAGAACCAGCAGGGATTTCTTCTCATAAACCGGTGGTTTTTTCCGTAGCGCCAGAATTGCCTCATCAACAGACAAATCCTCTATCAGAGACAAGAGAACCGGAAGGTCATAAATTTCAACACATTGGATCATGCGCGCCACAGTACCGCGGTTAAGCTTACCGAAAACCGGTTTCAATGTGTCTGTCATCACATCATAGTTCACCCCATCTACAAAGCTTGAATACTCGCTTATTAGAAGGTGCATATAAGGCGCCAACTCTTCAAGGGTCAAGGACTCTTTGTTAAATATCTCAACAAGCCATGCCACCTTCATCTCCGGACTACGTGCGACAAACGGCAATGCTTCCGCCCAGATCCGTTTAAAAAAACCAACTTCTTTCATCTCTCCTCCGCGGTCGACCATAGGGCCTTGAATGAGCAGGGCTCAAGGCATGAATTTTGTTGACCTTCCATGCAAAGCACGATAGTATTTTTCATAAAATCAGTGGGGGAGACTAACACCGTGACCCTTCTTCTGGCTGGCCCTCCCCTGAACGGGCTACAAATCACCTATAATCTTTCAACAGACCTAAATCAATGTCAAAGACAAGTCGACAAATCAATAAGCAAAAATCATCTTTATTGATCATTATTCTCATCGTCATTGCAGCCGGAGCCGGCTTCATACTTTTCAAAACATTTTTCACCAGCAAAAATGTAATTGAACCAGATGATCAATTCACCTGGGAAAACCCCTTAAAGGAGATCGAGGAACTCAAAAACCAAACTACTGAAAATCCCGTTCAACCTGACAAGGAACCCTCTCCTCCAGAACCAGCGTCACCGGCAGTCACTCCCCCTTCACCGTGCGCCCGGGTTTCAGAAAATCTGACAGATTTTTTTTCGAACCTGCAGGAACAAGACTATATCAGGGCCTACGAAATCAAGGAACCCCTTCAAGAGTACAGCAATAAACTTATTATCAAACTGCTCAACAACCCACCCATAATAAATGAAGAGACCGACGATCTGTTTACGGTTCTCAAAAACACTGCCCATTTTTACCGGGTTCTGGGTCACAAGGACATGTCACTTATTAAAGATATGTTGGCCTACGAACATGCAAACATCGAACACCTCATGGGTATTTTCTGGGAGTGGTCCCAAATTGCCAACACCTGCAATGACACCAAAATTCAAATGAACTTCCCACTTCCGAAACTCTATGAATATGCCAGCTTTTTCCTCAACACACTTGGCGGTCAATCGTATCTCTTCAGGCGAAACTCAAACATGCGGGTTTTAATCAAATATTATTGCATGCTCATTCTGGATCAGGCGGTAACGAACTCACTCAATAAATACAACATTGATGAAATATACACTTTAGACTCAGTTATCGAAGATATCGAGAATACCGACACCATTGAAAATCAAAAGGACTACCTGGCCAATCTGATGCAAATCAAGGCGAGAGTATCAATGTCTCGATAAAGGGATATTTATGATATCGATCATTACGCCAATTCATAGCCCCTGCAACTGCCAGCCATGACACCACACCGCATTCTCATTGTCGATGATGAAGAGAGCATACTTGAGAGCTATCAACAGATTTTTGCTAAACCATTGAATCGTTCCCGCCTTGACGATCTGGAGATGAGCCTTTTCACAACAACATCCCTTGCAGTCGACAAACCTCAGTTTGATATTAAATGTTGTCGACAAGGTGACGAGGCTGTTAGCTCTGTTAGAAACGCCCTTGCCGACAACAAGCCCTTTTCAGTAGCTTTCATTGATGTGAGAATGCCTCCAGGCCCTGACGGAGTATCCACTGCTGAACAAATTCGCCAGCTAGACCCACACATCAACCTTGTTATCGTTACCGCCTACTCTGATATATCACCAATAGAAATTTCCCGGAGAGTGCAGCCCCCCGAAAAGTTGCTATACGTTCAAAAACCTTTCCACACCCATGAAATCCGTCAATTTTCAGCGGCGCTCAGCGCTAAATGGCAACTGGAAAAAGACCTTCTAGAATCAAATCTGAGCCTGGAAAAAACGGTCAGGGCCAGAACTTCAGAACTCACATTAACTATTGAAGCCCTCGAAACAACCAATCAGAAATACCGAAAGGCTTTAACTTCTTTGCAAAATGCAGAAATTGAGTTAGCCAGCCGAGCTGTCGATCTTGAGGGAGCAAATCAGGCCCTGCAACAAATGGCCAGAAAGGACAAGGAGGCGCAAAAAGAACTAGAGGAAAAAGTCCTTTTTGCTATCCATGAAATGGTGGAACCCTACCTCGACAAACTCGAACAATCACCTCTCGATGAGTACCAGAAATCATTTTTAAAAATCATCAAGACTAATTTGAGTGAAATTTCGGCCCCTTTCATGAGGGATCTTTCGCAGAAATATTTTCGTCTTTCGCCAACAGAACTTAATATTGCCAACATGATCAAAGAAGGCCTTTCTACTAAATCAATTGGCGCTCGACTCAAGATGACCAAACGCAATGTCGACTTTCACAGGGACAGAATTCGGGAAAAGATTGGCATAAAAAATACTAAGGCAAACCTTAAAGCCGTCCTCAAAGAGCTTGACCTTGGTTTTTCAAACCGTCAGGACTAAATTCTGAGCCAAAACTACACAACATATTCTGACACAACACAGTAGCTTAAAAAACTTCCCTCACAGAATCAAATGCAGGCTAGCACCGTGACCAATCCCATCGCTTTCGGCGTAGAGAGAACCATTAAGCGAAGCAATAGAGTTTGCACACCAGTGCAAGCC
Proteins encoded in this region:
- a CDS encoding PxxKW family cysteine-rich protein, which gives rise to MATANNQLYSSGIFNPVIENCDGCDRIVEFESKKYCKTYSAPAAKWKLGICNFATHKKPEIISVKIRVNPIKASKRASGKKK
- a CDS encoding response regulator transcription factor, coding for MTPHRILIVDDEESILESYQQIFAKPLNRSRLDDLEMSLFTTTSLAVDKPQFDIKCCRQGDEAVSSVRNALADNKPFSVAFIDVRMPPGPDGVSTAEQIRQLDPHINLVIVTAYSDISPIEISRRVQPPEKLLYVQKPFHTHEIRQFSAALSAKWQLEKDLLESNLSLEKTVRARTSELTLTIEALETTNQKYRKALTSLQNAEIELASRAVDLEGANQALQQMARKDKEAQKELEEKVLFAIHEMVEPYLDKLEQSPLDEYQKSFLKIIKTNLSEISAPFMRDLSQKYFRLSPTELNIANMIKEGLSTKSIGARLKMTKRNVDFHRDRIREKIGIKNTKANLKAVLKELDLGFSNRQD